The Microbacterium paraoxydans genome includes a window with the following:
- a CDS encoding alpha-L-fucosidase, with protein MRQEWFDDARFGMFVHFGLYSGAARHEWVQNYERLTDEEYRPYFDNFDPDLFDAAALAKTAKETGMGYVVLTTKHHDGFCLWDSKLTDFTSVTAVGRDLVREYVDALRAEGIRVGLYHSVIDWHHPDFTVDWNHPRRDDENAHALNEGRDMARYREYLHGQVRELLTEYGDIDYLFFDFTYPESKDGWEGKGPQDWDAEALLALCRELQPEMLVNDRLGIPADFVTPEQYQPTAPIVRDGLPLVWEACQTLNGSWGYHRDNTDQKSPVLLVQMLVDSVSMGGNMLLNIGPDGRGAIAPRDAATLAEIGEWMRLHDRAVIGAGHAPFTPPREGVYTLRGDRLYLSLFSWPLGFVHLPGLAGKVSYARLLNDGSWLRTSVSDPDQQADLMTPAGEAEGTLTVHLPVRRPDVLMPVIELRLTGE; from the coding sequence ATGCGACAGGAATGGTTTGATGACGCCCGCTTCGGCATGTTCGTCCACTTCGGCCTCTACAGCGGGGCCGCGCGGCACGAGTGGGTGCAGAACTACGAACGCCTCACCGACGAGGAGTACCGCCCCTACTTCGACAACTTCGACCCCGACCTCTTCGATGCCGCGGCCCTGGCGAAGACCGCCAAGGAGACAGGGATGGGTTACGTCGTGCTCACGACGAAGCACCACGACGGCTTCTGCCTCTGGGACTCGAAGCTGACCGACTTCACCTCCGTCACGGCGGTCGGGCGGGACCTCGTGCGCGAGTACGTCGACGCTCTCCGTGCCGAGGGCATCCGTGTCGGCCTCTACCACTCGGTCATCGACTGGCATCACCCCGATTTCACGGTGGACTGGAACCACCCCCGACGTGACGACGAGAACGCGCACGCCCTGAACGAGGGGCGTGACATGGCCCGCTACCGGGAGTACCTGCACGGTCAGGTCCGCGAGCTGCTCACCGAGTACGGCGACATCGACTACCTGTTCTTCGACTTCACCTACCCGGAGTCCAAGGACGGCTGGGAGGGCAAGGGGCCGCAGGACTGGGACGCCGAGGCGCTGCTCGCGCTGTGCCGTGAGCTGCAGCCGGAGATGCTCGTCAACGACCGGCTCGGCATCCCCGCGGACTTCGTGACGCCCGAGCAGTACCAGCCGACGGCTCCGATCGTCCGCGACGGGTTGCCCCTCGTATGGGAGGCGTGCCAGACGCTCAACGGCTCCTGGGGCTATCACCGGGACAACACCGACCAGAAGTCGCCGGTGCTGCTCGTGCAGATGCTCGTCGACTCGGTGTCGATGGGCGGCAACATGCTGCTCAACATCGGTCCGGACGGGCGCGGGGCGATCGCGCCCCGGGACGCGGCGACCCTCGCCGAGATCGGGGAGTGGATGCGGCTCCACGACCGCGCCGTGATCGGGGCCGGCCACGCGCCGTTCACGCCGCCCCGAGAGGGCGTGTACACGCTCCGCGGCGACCGGCTCTACCTGAGCCTGTTCAGCTGGCCGCTGGGCTTCGTGCATCTGCCCGGTCTTGCGGGCAAGGTCTCGTATGCGCGCCTGCTGAACGACGGGTCCTGGCTGCGCACGAGCGTCAGCGACCCGGACCAGCAGGCCGACCTGATGACGCCGGCGGGCGAGGCCGAGGGGACGCTCACGGTGCACCTCCCGGTACGCCGTCCCGACGTGCTGATGCCGGTCATCGAGCTGCGGCTGACGGGGGAGTGA
- a CDS encoding ROK family transcriptional regulator has translation MTNPADTPVDDPHTRRILDFVARGQARSRSELASALGVAASTVGLRVQALLDAGVLEEAGAGTSRGGRRPRVLRIAGDGIVLSADLGGRHARIGRHDLSGGLLHSETIAIDVADGPEATLERVSEVFERLLAETRVHAIGVSLPGPVDVATGSVDQPSRMPGWPGFRVGEHLAERHGVPVVVDNDANLAALGEHRRQLGHTQHSITVKAGTAIGSGIIVDGHIHRGATAAAGDITHTRIDGSGDIPCSCGNTGCLETVASGASLVRQMRERGNTDVRTTADVLTLARDADPLATTLVRTAGTHLGQALSGVVNFFNPHALFLTGSMSASEPFIAAVRSRVYEACHPLATQRLRIEAAATGADAILHGAARLALEGMEIPVATA, from the coding sequence ATGACGAACCCCGCCGACACCCCCGTCGACGATCCGCACACCCGGCGCATCCTCGACTTCGTCGCGCGCGGTCAGGCCCGCTCCCGCTCGGAGCTCGCCTCCGCTCTCGGCGTGGCCGCCTCCACCGTCGGCCTGCGCGTGCAGGCGCTTCTCGATGCGGGCGTGCTGGAGGAGGCCGGGGCCGGCACCTCCCGCGGCGGACGACGGCCGCGCGTGCTCCGGATCGCCGGCGACGGCATCGTGCTGTCCGCCGATCTCGGCGGGCGCCATGCCCGCATCGGGCGGCACGACCTCAGCGGCGGCCTGCTCCACTCGGAGACCATCGCGATCGACGTCGCGGACGGCCCGGAGGCCACGCTGGAGAGAGTGTCGGAGGTGTTCGAGCGCCTGCTCGCCGAGACGCGGGTCCACGCGATCGGCGTGAGCCTGCCCGGCCCCGTCGACGTCGCGACCGGCTCCGTGGATCAGCCCTCGCGGATGCCGGGGTGGCCCGGATTCCGCGTCGGCGAGCACCTCGCGGAGCGCCACGGCGTCCCCGTCGTCGTCGACAACGACGCGAATCTCGCCGCCCTCGGCGAGCACCGTCGCCAGCTCGGGCACACCCAGCACAGCATCACCGTCAAGGCGGGCACCGCGATCGGCAGCGGGATCATCGTGGACGGCCACATCCACCGCGGGGCCACCGCTGCGGCCGGCGACATCACGCACACGCGGATCGACGGCAGCGGGGACATCCCCTGCTCCTGCGGCAACACCGGCTGCCTGGAGACTGTGGCCAGCGGCGCGAGCCTCGTCCGCCAGATGCGCGAGCGCGGCAACACCGACGTCCGCACCACGGCCGACGTGCTGACACTGGCACGGGACGCGGACCCGCTGGCGACGACGCTCGTCCGCACCGCCGGGACCCACCTGGGTCAGGCGCTCTCCGGGGTCGTGAACTTCTTCAACCCGCACGCCCTCTTCCTCACCGGGAGCATGAGCGCCTCCGAGCCGTTCATCGCCGCGGTGCGCAGCCGGGTCTACGAGGCCTGCCACCCGCTCGCGACCCAGCGCCTGCGGATCGAGGCTGCGGCCACCGGCGCGGACGCGATCCTGCACGGCGCCGCGCGCCTCGCGCTGGAGGGCATGGAGATCCCGGTGGCGACGGCCTGA
- a CDS encoding carbohydrate ABC transporter permease has protein sequence MSTETLVRPTGTAPRRQRERERARGAATTPGARARLILAHVTIYVAALIFIAPLVYAFFSALKPNSEMFSMPPTLVGSEIRWSNFVDVFAYGPFLTYIMNSFIVAIGGTLVVLVVSTTAGYAFGRLRWKGRDAVFVLFLATLMVPAEVLVIPMFQVMQWFNWVDTYQALILPFAFGAFGTFLMRQFFRGIPYELEEAARVDGAGPVRSFLQIILPLSKSAVAVLAVFTFLSFWNSYLWPLIVTVDYNAHGTLPVGLASFAGLTGTRWDLQMAAAIISMIPTTLLVIVLQKHLVKGIAMAGLGGR, from the coding sequence ATGAGCACTGAGACCCTCGTCCGGCCCACCGGCACCGCCCCGCGGCGTCAGCGCGAGCGGGAGCGGGCCCGCGGAGCGGCGACAACGCCCGGCGCGCGTGCCCGGCTGATCCTCGCGCACGTCACCATCTACGTCGCGGCGCTCATCTTCATCGCGCCGCTCGTCTACGCGTTCTTCTCGGCCCTCAAGCCGAACTCGGAGATGTTCTCGATGCCGCCGACCCTGGTGGGCTCCGAGATCCGCTGGAGCAACTTCGTCGACGTCTTCGCCTACGGACCGTTCCTGACGTACATCATGAACTCGTTCATCGTGGCGATCGGCGGCACCCTGGTCGTGCTGGTGGTGTCGACCACGGCCGGATACGCGTTCGGGCGCCTGCGGTGGAAGGGCAGGGACGCGGTGTTCGTCCTCTTCCTCGCCACGCTGATGGTGCCCGCCGAGGTGCTCGTCATCCCCATGTTCCAGGTCATGCAGTGGTTCAACTGGGTCGACACCTATCAGGCGCTCATCCTGCCCTTCGCGTTCGGCGCCTTCGGCACGTTCCTGATGCGGCAGTTCTTCCGCGGCATCCCCTACGAACTGGAGGAGGCGGCCCGTGTCGACGGCGCAGGTCCCGTCCGGTCGTTCCTGCAGATCATCCTGCCGCTGTCGAAGTCCGCGGTCGCCGTGCTCGCGGTCTTCACGTTCCTCTCGTTCTGGAACAGCTACCTCTGGCCCCTCATCGTCACCGTCGACTACAACGCGCATGGCACGCTGCCCGTCGGTCTGGCGAGCTTCGCCGGCCTCACCGGCACCCGCTGGGACCTGCAGATGGCCGCCGCCATCATCTCGATGATCCCCACCACCCTGCTCGTCATCGTGCTGCAGAAGCACCTGGTCAAGGGCATCGCGATGGCCGGGCTGGGCGGACGATGA
- a CDS encoding ABC transporter substrate-binding protein: MKKLRVGAVAAVAGVAVAMTGCASSGGSGGSADGDTIVVDMWAGSESDVDALEAQIEFAQKQNPDIKIKLQTSPWSDFFTKLTTNMASGNMACITGMSGAQLGGYTAGFRQLSDEDLETAGIDWSEFNPSADGILSFEGKVYGVPFDVATMLVYYNQDMLTATGAATPEIGWTFDDFATIAADATKDGKYGFGMGMGGYQWMSMPIAYSATQPASEDGTLHIDDEDFVDAASWYAGLVTEKKVAAPVASASDTGWGENQYTGGNAAMAVDGTWNAVSYLNNESGFAAGMVPLPAGVDGNPGPILGSGYGIAENCKNPEAALKVLGSLVGEDAQDYIASSGRSYPARTSSQPLYFESIDEQYRDQVQSVFEAAFGDTVPLYMTKNWQKLDSYIQPNLVSVYNGQMTMEELLSNAQAQFGE, translated from the coding sequence ATGAAGAAGTTGCGTGTGGGGGCTGTCGCCGCTGTCGCGGGCGTGGCCGTGGCGATGACCGGCTGTGCGAGCAGCGGGGGATCCGGAGGCTCGGCCGACGGCGACACCATCGTCGTGGACATGTGGGCCGGCAGCGAGTCGGACGTCGACGCGCTGGAGGCGCAGATCGAGTTCGCGCAGAAGCAGAACCCGGACATCAAGATCAAGCTGCAGACTTCGCCGTGGAGCGACTTCTTCACGAAGCTCACCACCAACATGGCCAGCGGCAACATGGCCTGCATCACCGGCATGAGCGGTGCGCAGCTCGGCGGCTACACGGCGGGCTTCCGTCAGCTGAGCGACGAGGACCTCGAGACCGCCGGCATCGACTGGTCGGAGTTCAACCCGAGCGCGGACGGCATCCTCAGCTTCGAGGGCAAGGTCTACGGCGTGCCGTTCGACGTCGCCACCATGCTCGTCTACTACAACCAGGACATGCTGACGGCCACCGGCGCCGCGACTCCGGAGATCGGCTGGACGTTCGACGACTTCGCCACGATCGCGGCCGACGCCACGAAGGACGGCAAGTACGGCTTTGGCATGGGCATGGGCGGCTACCAGTGGATGTCGATGCCGATCGCCTACTCCGCCACGCAGCCCGCCTCCGAGGACGGCACACTGCACATCGACGACGAGGACTTCGTCGACGCGGCGTCCTGGTACGCCGGCCTGGTCACCGAGAAGAAGGTCGCGGCTCCGGTCGCCTCCGCGTCGGACACCGGCTGGGGCGAGAACCAGTACACGGGCGGCAACGCGGCGATGGCCGTCGACGGCACCTGGAACGCGGTCAGCTACCTCAACAACGAGTCCGGCTTCGCCGCCGGCATGGTGCCGCTGCCCGCCGGCGTGGACGGCAACCCCGGCCCGATCCTCGGCTCCGGCTACGGCATCGCCGAGAACTGCAAGAACCCGGAGGCCGCGCTGAAGGTGCTCGGCTCCCTCGTCGGCGAGGACGCGCAGGACTACATCGCCTCGTCCGGCCGCTCCTACCCGGCCCGCACCTCGTCGCAGCCGCTGTACTTCGAGTCGATCGACGAGCAGTACCGGGACCAGGTCCAGTCGGTGTTCGAGGCCGCGTTCGGCGACACGGTGCCGCTCTACATGACCAAGAACTGGCAGAAGCTCGACAGCTACATCCAGCCCAACCTCGTCAGCGTCTACAACGGCCAGATGACGATGGAGGAGCTGCTGTCGAACGCCCAGGCGCAGTTCGGCGAGTGA
- a CDS encoding carbohydrate ABC transporter permease, producing the protein MTITTRRRGSLAKVEGRQALGFASPALVGLALFTIVPVGLSIVMSVFDWPTFGERTFNGVDNYVKLFTSSPDFWPALRNSAVYTLLYVPLSVALSLVLALGLGPRIRGRGALRVLFFIPVVTPMVANVLVWKMMLQPQGLFNGLSVTWFGIELPNFLADPNWAMIMVVVMSVWQGLGYNMLIFSAALEQLPESVLEAASIDGAQGFRRVWSIIIPMISPSIFFATIMTMITSLQVFVQPQMLTGGGPGNATKPLVMYIWEQGFTFGDLGLAAAAAWILFAIIIAITGIQFAAQKKWVHYEH; encoded by the coding sequence ATGACGATCACGACGAGACGTCGAGGATCGCTCGCCAAGGTCGAGGGCCGCCAGGCGCTGGGTTTCGCAAGCCCGGCCCTGGTGGGCCTCGCCCTGTTCACGATCGTGCCCGTGGGGCTGTCGATCGTGATGAGCGTGTTCGACTGGCCGACCTTCGGCGAACGCACCTTCAACGGGGTGGACAACTACGTCAAGCTGTTCACCAGCAGCCCGGACTTCTGGCCCGCGCTGCGGAACTCGGCCGTGTACACGCTGCTGTACGTGCCGTTGAGTGTCGCTCTCTCGCTCGTGCTCGCCCTCGGACTCGGCCCCCGCATCCGCGGCCGCGGTGCCCTGCGCGTCCTCTTCTTCATCCCCGTCGTGACCCCGATGGTCGCGAACGTCCTGGTGTGGAAGATGATGCTGCAGCCCCAGGGGCTCTTCAACGGCCTCTCGGTCACCTGGTTCGGCATCGAGCTGCCAAACTTCCTCGCCGACCCCAACTGGGCGATGATCATGGTCGTCGTCATGAGCGTCTGGCAGGGTCTCGGCTACAACATGCTGATCTTCTCGGCAGCCCTCGAGCAGCTCCCGGAGAGCGTGCTGGAGGCCGCCAGCATCGATGGTGCGCAGGGGTTCCGGCGGGTCTGGAGCATCATCATCCCGATGATCTCGCCGTCGATCTTCTTCGCGACGATCATGACGATGATCACCTCGCTCCAGGTCTTCGTCCAGCCGCAGATGCTCACCGGAGGCGGCCCCGGCAACGCCACCAAGCCGCTCGTGATGTACATCTGGGAGCAGGGCTTCACGTTCGGCGACCTCGGGCTCGCCGCCGCCGCCGCATGGATCCTCTTCGCGATCATCATCGCGATCACGGGCATCCAGTTCGCCGCACAGAAGAAGTGGGTGCACTATGAGCACTGA
- the ilvC gene encoding ketol-acid reductoisomerase yields the protein MSTEIFYDDDADLSLIQGKKVAIVGYGSQGHAHAQNLRDSGVEVAIALKEGSKSAAKAEEAGFPVKTVAEATEWADVIMILAPDQHQRTIYSESIAPNLTAGKTLAFAHGFNIRFGYIDAPEGVDVILVAPKAPGHTVRREFVAGRGIPDIIAVERDASGQAWDLALSYAKAIGGTRAGVIKTTFTEETETDLFGEQAVLCGGMSHLVQAGFETLVEAGYQPQIAYFEVLHELKLIVDLMWEGGIAKQRWSISDTAEFGDYVSGPRVIDERVKESMKGVLSDIQSGAFAKRFIEDQDNGAEEFLALRAKEEQHPIEATGKELRSLFAWKQQDEDYVDGSAAR from the coding sequence GTGAGCACCGAGATCTTCTACGACGACGACGCCGACCTGTCCCTGATCCAGGGCAAGAAGGTCGCCATCGTCGGCTACGGCTCGCAGGGCCACGCCCACGCCCAGAACCTGCGCGACTCGGGTGTCGAGGTCGCGATCGCCCTCAAGGAGGGCTCGAAGTCCGCCGCGAAGGCCGAGGAGGCCGGCTTCCCCGTGAAGACCGTCGCCGAGGCGACCGAGTGGGCCGACGTCATCATGATCCTCGCGCCGGACCAGCACCAGCGCACGATCTACAGCGAGTCGATCGCCCCGAACCTGACGGCGGGCAAGACCCTGGCGTTCGCGCACGGCTTCAACATCCGCTTCGGCTACATCGACGCTCCCGAGGGTGTCGACGTGATCCTCGTCGCGCCGAAGGCTCCCGGCCACACCGTGCGCCGCGAGTTCGTCGCCGGTCGCGGCATCCCGGACATCATCGCCGTCGAGCGCGACGCGTCCGGCCAGGCCTGGGACCTCGCGCTCTCGTACGCGAAGGCGATCGGCGGCACCCGCGCCGGCGTCATCAAGACGACCTTCACCGAGGAGACCGAGACCGACCTGTTCGGCGAGCAGGCCGTGCTCTGCGGTGGCATGAGCCACCTGGTGCAGGCGGGCTTCGAGACCCTCGTCGAGGCGGGCTACCAGCCGCAGATCGCCTACTTCGAGGTGCTGCACGAGCTCAAGCTCATCGTCGACCTCATGTGGGAGGGCGGCATCGCCAAGCAGCGCTGGTCGATCTCCGACACCGCCGAGTTCGGCGACTACGTCTCCGGTCCGCGCGTGATCGACGAGCGCGTCAAGGAGAGCATGAAGGGCGTCCTGTCCGACATCCAGTCCGGTGCGTTCGCGAAGCGCTTCATCGAGGACCAGGACAACGGGGCCGAGGAGTTCCTCGCCCTCCGCGCCAAGGAGGAGCAGCACCCCATCGAGGCGACCGGCAAGGAGCTGCGTTCGCTCTTCGCCTGGAAGCAGCAGGACGAGGACTACGTCGACGGCAGCGCCGCGCGCTGA
- the ilvN gene encoding acetolactate synthase small subunit, with protein MSTHVLSLLVENTPGLLTRVAGLFARRGFNIDSLAVGVTEVPGISRITVVVDVEELPLEQVTKQLNKLINVIKIVELDPASSVQREHMLVKVRTDNASRSNVIEVVNLFRASVVDYAADALVIEVTGDKGKVEALLRALEPFGIKEIAQSGLLAIGRGGKSITERVLRG; from the coding sequence ATGTCGACCCACGTCCTGAGCCTGCTGGTGGAGAACACCCCCGGCCTCCTGACCCGCGTCGCCGGCCTGTTCGCGCGCCGGGGCTTCAACATCGACTCCCTCGCCGTCGGCGTGACCGAGGTGCCGGGGATCTCCCGCATCACGGTCGTCGTCGACGTGGAGGAGCTGCCGCTCGAGCAGGTGACCAAGCAGCTCAACAAGCTGATCAACGTCATCAAGATCGTCGAGCTGGACCCGGCGTCGTCCGTGCAGCGCGAGCACATGCTCGTGAAGGTGCGCACGGACAACGCCAGCCGTTCGAACGTGATCGAGGTCGTCAACCTCTTCCGCGCCTCGGTCGTCGACTACGCCGCCGACGCCCTCGTGATCGAGGTCACCGGAGACAAGGGCAAGGTCGAGGCGCTGCTGCGCGCTCTGGAGCCCTTCGGCATCAAGGAGATCGCCCAGTCCGGCCTCCTCGCGATCGGCCGCGGCGGCAAGAGCATCACCGAGCGCGTCCTGCGCGGCTGA
- a CDS encoding acetolactate synthase large subunit produces MTADSVSAVPRPPARPSAPEITGAEAVVRSLELLGVTDVFGLPGGAILPVYDPLMDASQLRHILVRHEQGAGHAAEGYASASGKVGVCIATSGPGATNLVTAIADAYMDSVPLLAITGQVFSTLMGTDAFQEADIVGITMPITKHSFLVKDAADIPGAIAAAYEIAGTGRPGPVLVDITKDAQQATAPFVWPPKIDLPGYRPVTKAHGKQIQAAAALLAEAKKPVLYVGGGVVRGRAAAELLELAESTGAPVVTTLMARGAFPDSHPQHLGMPGMHGTVPAVLALQEADLLVSLGARFDDRVTGKAALFAPHAKVVHVDIDPAEISKIRTADVPIVGDVRDVLTDLDAAFRGATADAKPDIEEWWSYLDGLRNEFPLGYAPTTDGLLAPQYVIQRIGELTGPEGIFASGVGQHQMWAAQFIKYERPNAWLNSGGAGTMGYSVPAAMGAKVAEPERQVWAIDGDGCFQMTNQELATCAINNIPIKVAIINNSSLGMVRQWQTLFYDGRHSNTDLNTGHGTIRIPDFVKLAEAYGCLAIRVEKEEEVDAAIQLALETNDRPVVIDFVVSADSMVWPMVPQGVSNSYVQYARDHAPAFDEED; encoded by the coding sequence ATGACTGCTGACTCCGTCTCGGCCGTGCCGAGGCCGCCCGCCCGCCCATCCGCTCCGGAGATCACCGGTGCGGAGGCCGTCGTCCGCTCGCTCGAGCTTCTCGGCGTCACGGACGTCTTCGGCCTTCCCGGCGGCGCGATCCTCCCGGTCTACGACCCGCTCATGGACGCCTCGCAGCTCCGCCACATCCTCGTGCGGCACGAGCAGGGCGCGGGCCACGCGGCCGAGGGCTACGCGTCCGCATCCGGCAAGGTCGGCGTGTGCATCGCCACCTCCGGTCCCGGAGCGACCAACCTCGTCACGGCGATCGCCGACGCCTACATGGACTCGGTGCCGCTGCTGGCGATCACCGGTCAGGTGTTCTCGACGCTGATGGGCACGGATGCGTTCCAGGAGGCCGACATCGTGGGGATCACGATGCCGATCACGAAGCACTCGTTCCTGGTGAAGGACGCCGCGGACATCCCCGGCGCCATCGCCGCGGCCTACGAGATCGCCGGCACCGGGCGCCCCGGTCCGGTGCTCGTGGACATCACCAAGGATGCGCAGCAGGCGACGGCACCGTTCGTGTGGCCGCCGAAGATCGACCTCCCCGGGTACCGACCGGTGACCAAGGCGCACGGCAAGCAGATCCAGGCGGCCGCCGCCCTCCTCGCGGAGGCGAAGAAGCCGGTGCTGTACGTGGGCGGAGGCGTCGTCCGCGGCCGGGCCGCGGCCGAGCTGCTCGAGCTCGCCGAGTCGACCGGCGCGCCCGTCGTGACGACGCTGATGGCGCGCGGCGCGTTCCCGGACTCGCACCCGCAGCACCTGGGCATGCCCGGCATGCACGGCACCGTTCCCGCCGTGCTCGCGCTGCAGGAGGCCGACCTCCTCGTCTCGCTCGGCGCCCGGTTCGACGATCGCGTCACCGGCAAGGCCGCGCTGTTCGCGCCGCACGCGAAGGTCGTGCACGTCGACATCGATCCGGCGGAGATCTCCAAGATCCGCACGGCCGACGTGCCGATCGTGGGCGACGTGCGCGACGTGCTCACCGACCTCGACGCCGCCTTCCGCGGAGCGACGGCCGACGCGAAGCCCGACATCGAGGAGTGGTGGTCGTACCTCGACGGGCTCCGGAACGAGTTCCCGCTCGGGTACGCGCCGACGACCGACGGTCTGCTCGCCCCGCAGTACGTGATCCAGCGCATCGGCGAGCTCACCGGTCCGGAGGGCATCTTCGCCTCCGGTGTGGGGCAGCACCAGATGTGGGCCGCGCAGTTCATCAAGTACGAGCGTCCGAACGCCTGGCTGAACTCCGGCGGAGCGGGCACGATGGGCTACTCGGTGCCGGCGGCCATGGGCGCCAAGGTCGCGGAGCCGGAGCGCCAGGTCTGGGCGATCGACGGCGACGGCTGCTTCCAGATGACCAATCAGGAGCTCGCCACCTGTGCGATCAACAACATCCCGATCAAGGTCGCGATCATCAACAACTCGTCGCTGGGCATGGTCCGGCAGTGGCAGACGCTCTTCTACGACGGCCGTCATTCCAACACCGACCTGAACACCGGGCACGGCACGATCCGCATCCCCGACTTCGTGAAGCTCGCGGAGGCGTACGGCTGCCTCGCGATCCGCGTGGAGAAGGAGGAGGAGGTCGACGCCGCCATCCAGCTCGCGCTGGAGACGAACGACCGCCCCGTGGTGATCGACTTCGTCGTGAGTGCCGACTCCATGGTGTGGCCGATGGTGCCGCAGGGGGTCAGCAACAGCTATGTCCAGTACGCGCGCGACCACGCGCCCGCGTTCGACGAGGAGGACTGA